Genomic window (Candidatus Limnocylindria bacterium):
TCGCCGAAGTCGACGACGTTGACGATCGCCTGCGGCACCGCGCTCATGATCTTGCGGCCGCCAGGTGCGCCGACCGCGAGCAGGGGCTTGTCGTCGCGGACGATGAGCGTCGGCGATCCGGCCCAGAGGACCCGCTTCCCGGGTGCGATCGAGTTCGGGTGCCCAGGCACAGGGTCGAACCAGGTCATGCCATCAACGAGGACGATGCCGGTCCCCTTTGGCACGAAGCCCGACCCGAAGCCCTGGCCGAGCGTCTGCGTGAGCGCGACCATCGTCCGGTCCTTGTC
Coding sequences:
- a CDS encoding gamma-glutamyltransferase, translated to DKDRTMVALTQTLGQGFGSGFVPKGTGIVLVDGMTWFDPVPGHPNSIAPGKRVLWAGSPTLIVRDDKPLLAVGAPGGRKIMSAVPQAIVNVVDFGDGPQDAVNRPRVHDEGEGLLVDSRIPEEVRDGLAALGHKVEVKEETLMSAWFARPNAILIDPKTGELRGGVDQNKPAVAIGLG